The nucleotide sequence ATTCCTGGCTTTTCAGTGGATAGGTCCCAATTTTCAGTGGAGCACTGAGCTGAGACTGGCAGTCAGGGCTCTGCATGGGCTGAATTTTATcagttccagctctgcttcGTGGAGAGGTCAAGGGTGTTTGCTCTTTCTGCCCATGCTAGCCCGTCCTTACAGTGTGTTTCTCAGCCTTGATCCCACGTGCTGGAGGTTAGAGTGTTTGCCCAGTCTGTGAGGGTTTAAGTGCACTTCTCCTCTCTGGTGAAGTTGAAACCAACTCCTACTTTCTGAGCATCAGGGAATGAAGTATTTTTGAAGTATAGAAGGTCAGGAGCTCTCTTACCTGTTATAGCATAAGTCATACATGGGAAATAGAAATGAAGTGTAGGTCATGGTCTGTGTGCATAGGgcctgggagggagctgtgccaagTCCCTTTTTGAGTGCCTTGTTGctgttccagcagtgctggagtaGATGCCACCACTCAAGGCACAATCTATTGACAAGCCCATCTTTTTGTCTCAGGAGGACTTTGCTACCAGAGACTGAGGTGTCCAGGGCCACAGACACTGCCAGGGTATAGTGGTTTTAGTTTGAAACTGGGTAGAAATACTAATTTTGggtagtggttttggtttgttaagttgtgattttattaattttgagattttttggTTAATATATTAAAGAGTGTGGTGGGTTTGGTGTTGGTTAattattaatgtatttaatttttgttgtgaggtaggattaggagaaaggtaaagtaggcttaaaattttaaaaggatatAAAGAAAAGTCTATTAAtgttaattaaaagaaagagtaataagaattagaacaaaatttttagaatatatcattatttttttttcttactgataatataaagaaacagaatttaaaattttagttagtttactatttttaaaatagttttttttagtttacttAGGGAGAGAAGTCTTTTTGCTAATGTTATGGAGACTTTTctataaggaaaaaacccagttttCTTGTCGTTTCTTTATGAATAGTAATTGTTCAGGAAAATCTGTAATTGTGAAGTTCTTATTTTTTATAAGCTTTCTTACAGTTTGTTTATGGGTTATGTTGACTTATGGGGTATTGTTTAAAGgtaaaagtttttattatttattttaaaattatttttattttaggaacagattttttctttttctcttgggaTATAGGATTacttattttgtttgtttgtttgtttaaactTTTAAAGGGATTAcagttattttaatatttgtttattttaatatgtaGGTTTTTGTTTgatattaatttgatttttaaaaaaatatagttttaggtgTTATAGGGAAAAAGAGTTTTTCCTCTATAGTTAATAAGaggattttagttttaaaattaaggtatttctttatcttttttatctgggacttgattttttttttactgactttgatgtttttatgtttttttaaatatgtttaaattttgttgattttttttcttatttgagGGAGGATTGAAGTACTGAAAGGGTTAACAAAACCATTTACATTTGGGTCTTGTAAATGGTTACTTgtggaagagaaaagaggaagttCTTGGGGTATTTTCGAGTCTAGTTTTTTTGTGATTGGAAGTTTTgtaccattttttaaaattcttctcttGCTAAACTATGACACAGGGCTAGGTGGAAGCTGAGTAGTGGTTTTGAAGACCTGCACTTTGGATCGGGCACCTCTTTCTCCTGTCAGTACCTGACAGTGATGGCTGTGTGCTGTAGGGCCTGTGGAAGGCAGCACCCAACACAAAGGACTTCGGTGGAGTGGGCCAAGGATGCCGTCTCCCTTGTCACTGTTGTGCTGTTTGTACCTCTTTATTGGTGCCTTGGGATTATGGCCAAAATTTTTACTTTGAGGCTCAGCTATGTATTGTGGAGTCAATGCAAGCATAAATAAGCCTGCCTGTGAACAGATAAACCTTTGGCTTAACAATGAAGTATTCTGTTAGCCTGTGCCTGTCTTACGAAATTTGCTTCATTCTTCTGTGTCCCATTAGAGATAAGAGGACAGTGTTAGCTTTGTTCCCAGCATCAGGCAAGCTCACATCAGCTGCCAATGTCATACAGTGGCATGTGACTGCACATGGTAGGGAAATTTGAAAGGAGCAAGTGTTTCATCCCAGTGCCATCATCTGATGGGCTGACTTGAGccccctgctgccaggggcaTTGCCCAGGCCTTATCTGCCCAACAGAGGTCAGTTCCATCCGTTTGGTTTTTGattttaaagttaaattttCAGGGCAGATAGAGTATAAATCTGTGTTACAATTTGACTGTAGCAGCTGGATAGTGAATGCAGAAGCCCTGGTGATATatgttgcttttaaaagcattcttGCAAAGGCACGTGAGCTCAGGGCTCTGAATTGTAATATGAGAGAGGTGAGAACAGTGCTGTTGGCACTAATTTGGTGTTCTTTGGAAGCCATTCATATGATATGAATATACCACATTTTTCAAGTATGGGATGACATGTGACAAAACCCAACACCTACTGAAGAGATTGCATCACTGCAAGGTTAAAAATGTGCTAGTTCAGGAACACCCTACAGTTCTGCTTTGGTTGTAAAACTCAGTAAGCTGTTACAACtacaataatataatatttaggAGATGCTTATTGTCTTGATGTGGTTGAATGGCTACATATTCTGGTAGTGtgtagtttttcttttatttccttaatcCACAGGAAACTTGGTTACATCAAGCACAAGTGTGTAGGACTTAAttgtttttctactttctcGTTCATCCAACTGTATTTAGTAGTTTGGAGTGAGACATTCAAAATGCTAATTTAAAGCATGCTTCCATAAGATCATCATCTTGATTTTATCAGGAAACAAGAACTCTAAAATCATGGCTGGGAAACCCAAGCTGCACTACACCaagggaagggggaagatgGAGTCAGTCCGATGGCTGTTAGCAGCAGCTGGGGTTGAGGTTTGTACTTTTTTTATAAAGTGATTTGTGATTGAAATACCTATTCTCTGGAAGGGTTTCCCAATTGCATCTCTGCTTAGGGATATGCACATCATCACATATTGTGATGCAGAATGCTTAGATTGAGTGATACACTCTTGTGTTTTATTCCATGTATTCCTTGAACCATAGTTACACAGTGAAGAGATTTTGATATACAAAGAGAATTGATGGGTGTCATTTTTGAAACATACTTTAAGATGAGATTGTAAATTGTTGCTACAGACAAAACTGTGACTTTTTGCTCATAACTTCCATGTATCTCGTGAGTCTTCTCCACTGAAAGAGCATGCATACCACATGAAAACTTTTGAACATTCTCTCCAAACAAAGTACCTTTTGTTCTTTGGGTCAGGACCTGAGTAGATAAATCAGCAGATCTGCCCCAAAGGCAGTGTTAGGGGATCTATCTAGATTCACATCAGGTGAAGGCTGTCCTAAGACATCTTAATTTCtacaaattaatttctccaaattaaatttttgtttgaatATGGTTTTTTGAAACTATTTATACTCTGTTGGAAATAAAAGGCTTCTTAAAATGGTGCTCACTTGAGAATGTTGCTGACAGAGAATTTGCAGAACATGAGTGCTGAGAAAACCAAGATCTTGTCCTCATTCAAATGTCCTtactaaagaaaaaatccaGTGGATTAAACAAATCCAGTGGATGGAGATAAATGCTGTATAAGAGAGGCATAATTTGCAAGAAGTTTTTCAATATTTCATGTGGCATCAGCTGCTTTTTAATTGAGTGATTTGGTATCAGTTTATGGTTCATGCAGGTGACTCTGGTCTTTATAATGAGGAAGTCCTTTCTGGAACTTAATGCATTGTACAGTCCTGTGGGGTTGGGGACACCAAAGTCTTGGGTTATAgtctctgctggagcagagatgaaGTAGGGGTCTGTCAAGGAAACTTTCCTGTCTGACCATCCAGGAGCCTCTCCATCAGTCCTTAAAAATTTTAATCATGGTGCAGCAACAGAGTAACATTATGCCTCCAGGGAGGGACCTGGAACAAAGGAAACTACTGGGCTTTTATACCCTTACAGTCTAAGTGAGGGTTTGGGGTCATGGGCTCCTGCTGTGGCTCACCGGGCCAGTGTCACAGGTCCCGTGCCCTTTGTTGAGCAAAGGGAGGCAGTTCCCAGCTCTTGACttgggctcccagggctccatGAGCAGCTGGAATTGCAGCTGCTCACCCAGCTCCTGACACTGAATGGATTCCTCACAGGGTCAACAGAATGAGAAAAGTACAGAGAATAGTATGGAGAAGTGGGGTCTAACTGCCAGACTTCCTTCCACTCCTCCACTGCCTTTGGAGTGACAGTGTTGTTTTCTATTGCTGCTTTTCAGTTCGAGGAGGAATTCATAGAGACAAAAGAAGACTTAGAAAAATTGCGCAATGGTGAGTCTGTAAACTGTACCTTAAACAGGAATTcacacaaacagaacaaaagaacaACAGGAGGTATTTTTTAAGACCTGCAGTATGATGTGACCTGTAAAGTAAAACTGCTTCCTTGTGGATGCTTTCATCCCTGAGAATTAGAAATTTCTTGGTATCTTACCAAGTCTCTTCCTTATTTTCAGTGCAGTATTTCAGCAGTCTGAGTAGCttgctcctttttcttccctagaTGGAGTCCTGCTGTTTCAGCAGGTGCCCATGGTGGAGATAGATGGGATGAGGATGGTGCAGACCAGAGCCATCCTCAGCTACATTGCAGCAAAGTACAACCTCTATGGGAAGGACCTGAAGGAGAGAGCCTGGTATGGTAACACTGTGCCACTTACTAACACTCCTCCATGATTGTTAATATTTACAGAAAGAATGTTGCTGTGAAGTATCTGCAGTAAAGGTGAGTATACCTAACAGACTGTCACTTCCTGTAGAGGGCTTATTTTGTGAGAATGGAAGGGCAGCTCGAGAGACTGTGAAGATTATTATGGACTGGCAATTGTTAGCCAGCATCCATTAGACCtcaacactatttttttttcccttaagtgGTTTGCAAAGCAGTCTTTTCTCTCAcaacataaataaatagattattaaaggaaaacagcatGAATTCCACTTTAAATACATTActtgcagcctttttttttttttgcttattgcATATACTGTGAGCCTGTTTTACAAtttgtgctttgaaaaaaaCTGGAAGTTTTCTAGAAGTGGAAGAACCGAGAAAATAAACCAGTGTATTACATTACATTCACTTATAAACATTTTACTCAGTGACCACTTCAGAGTTGTATTTCAGGAAAATAGTCAAAATGGAAAGTTTGAATTATATATgttgaacaaaaatatttatttcaggatTGATATGTACGTGGAGGGAACTACAGACCTAATGGGAATGATCATGTTTCTCCCTTATCAACCAGCtgatacaaaagaaaagaatcttGCCTTAATCATTGAACGAGCTACAACCAGGTACTTCCCTGTTTATGAAAAGGTAAGTGATAAATCACCAACAGTTCACAAAGTCAGTGAGTTCTGGGTTCCCCCTCCTACCACACTCCCACATATGTACTTTCCAGAAGACAAGTGAGAGTACAACTCTAGAAATGTATGATGGAGCCACTATCCAGCAATGTGAAAAGAGGGCCACAAAATCATTTTTGCGCTGGTTTCAGTACCGGGTCTCTTTGCTGTCTTTCTTTTCCAACTTGGCTTAGTGGCTGATGGCTCACAGTGTTTTGCCTAAATGCACCATTTCAATATTTCTGCCAGCCTTCAGTACTTATTATCTGCAAGTGTAGTGTGTTATAGAAttattaaggttggaaaaaaccttctAAAGATCATTAAGTCTAATTGACAaaccagcaccaccaccataTTCACCATCAAACTGCGTCCTCCTGTGACATACCCACATGTctcttgaacactttcagggtTGGTGAGTCCAGTTCCCTGACAGTCTATTCCAGTGATTTACAACCCTTTACATGAACAAAAATTTCCTAAGATCTaatctaaacttcccctggtgcaacttgagtCCATTTTCTCTTATCCTGTCACtggttacctgggagaagaggctgacccccacCCTACTACAATGTCCTGTCAGGGTGTTGTAGAGAACAAGAAGGGTGAGTCTCCCACTCACCCTCCTTTATTCTTGCTATTCAAAGTTAAATATATTTGTGCTTTACAGCTAAGGATTTAATCCTATCATCTTCCTTAAATTCATTGCTTAAATGTATTATATTTAGCAACTATGATTTTCATTCTCTGAATTGGTACTGGGGCATCCTTAGGTGTGCAGAGAGGCTCTGCAAGCGAGATACATGTAACatagaaagcaaaaagcaattATTTACTGGCTAGCATGCATCAAAAAGCCTGATCTGTGAGGGAAGGCATTGGTGTGCCTGCCATCCCCTTAGAGCACATGAGGAGGTTTTGTTGGCCAGGGAGGAGTTGGTCAGGAGGGGATTGattgttcttttcttctccctggaACATTGCCTGGATGTTACTGAACTGCCATTTTCCACCAACttgatgtttgttttgttttatttctcctgtaaggatattttaattttttcttgtgttaAGATTTTCTTGTTTGAATTGAGCCAGCTGTGATCCTCATCTCAGAAGTTTGCTTCTGTTTGGATCTTTTCCTTTGGTGCCATGTATGGTTGTGCTGTACAGACTTTCTCCCAGTGCTCTTTCAGGGCATAGTGGTCTCCTCAGAAATCTGACAAGGGTACAAAGCTGTGTTGtttcagagctgagctgggtttCCAGCTTGAAGCCTTTGTTACCAGGCAGCTGAAGTCCACTCAAAAACTACAGGACTTGATGCAATTTCATGTCCCACTTCATTTGAGCCTTAAATTGCACTAACAAAACCCATAGAGGCTCCCCTGTAAAATAACAATGTAAATGATAATTCAGCACTTCTGTAATCAGAGTTCATATATATCCACTGAGTTCATATAtggagggctgtgctgagagATATTGATTACACACCCAAATCTTTCAAAGATTAAAGGCTGATATGAATTTTAAGTTATTAATCAATAAATAATACACAAAATTCTCTGAGCCTGTGCCTAGGTGGCATAAACTACTGTTGTAGCATATATGTTTTATATGTTTTAGCATGTAAAACATGTTATATGTTTTAGCATATATGCTCCATGAAAGTAACCCTTGTTTGCTAAAGACACAGCTGaacttttccattattttagCCTAgttaattttgttaaaatggttaataattttctttctgtaccAGCTGTTAAGGAAGTCTATTGATTCAGCTTATCAGGGTTTGCATTCTGTATGTTATTCATTCTGGAAGCTGACAGGAAACGTACCTAGCTGTGAGTGTTCACTTTAAACACTCAGCAGCCAGATGGAGCAGCAAAAGGCAACAGAAAGCCCAGCAGGCAATCAGATTCAGATGCTATGTTTGGGAGTTTCCACACAGTCTAATAAACAAGCTGTGCTAGACCTGGTTAGAGCAGTGTAGGAAGTAACTACATGAAGGTATCAGCTGTGACTCTGCCCATGATTGTTGCCTCTGTGGTAGAACTGGCAGATGGGCCTGGAGAAGCAGTTGGCTTCCAGAGTCACAGACTGATGTCTTACTGCACATTTGGTAATTTAGAGTAGCCTTGGCGTGACTTAGGCACAGACATGGCCTTCTCTTGCTCCTGGTGGGAGGGTGGCAGTCTTCAGGACaaaggctggagagctgctaACTGCTCTGAAGCTGTGCTGCAATTCACAAGTTGTTCATCTCAACTTGTCTACTACACTTGTAGTAGCTTTAGCAGGCTGTGATTCTTGCATCAGCAGTTTGCCATAAAGGAGTCCTTCCTTATGGGATAAGGGGTGGGAAGGTTGtattctttcattctttcattcatttcatatttcaaaCTGTAATGAGCAGTCTCAAATTTTGCTGAAACATCTAGAAATTCACttaacttttttcttaaaaattcgAGGTGTGCTTACATGTAAACTGGCCTACCTCTTCCAATTACTTTAGTCCTGGTTTTTTGTGTGATTAAGTCTTTCTTGTGGTACTTGGTACACAACTACCTGGTGCAGTAGGTTAGAGTGAGAGATGGAATTGCACACACTGAAATATgaattctgatttaatttttttgtttaaagaacaTGTATCACTTTCTAACTTCATAGGTTCTTGCAtggctttgctctgctgtgttttttcagaaatctgtCTGCAATGAAATATCTAGATAAAATAGTTACATACCATGtgaattttcttgtttatttgttcATACTTTATAGGCCTTAAAAGATCATGGACAGGATTATCTTGTTGGCAACAAATTAAGCTGGGCAGATGTCCATCTGCTGGAAGCCATTTTAATGGCAGAAGAATGTAAGCCTGATGTACTGTCTgcattccctctgctgcaggtTAGTAATCATCTGGGGTCAATATGGAAAGTAGCAAACAAATTTCACTGACTGTTGTTAAAAGTTAATTATTTACATCTTTTGAGCCATTATACTGACACTTTTCAGGTCTGTTTGACTACAAAAACCTGCACTCAGTGCACTGCCttgccccagggctgctggggactcacctttctgcagttctgcttttcacagctgttcTCAGCTGGCAGGAATTCACTCACTAGTGCTACCAATTTGGTCCTTTAACTGCTACTTCCATGTCTTCAAACACAGCAACAACATCTGGAAGAAAAGGCTGTGGCCTGGTGTATCTGCAGTTCCTGTCCTTTTTGCCagcaaaattacatttttaagaaatcaTATACCAAGAGCAGTTAAGTTTCCTATGTCTTGACTTCTGTAGTGCTTTGCACTGAGATATTCCTGTccttgcctctttttttttttttttcccctcaaatatATCTGCAGGATTgggatgtggggttttttcttccactttttaCTAGATGAATCTTAACTctttaatattaatttctacCATTCCCATCTGGGAAATTAAGGTATAGCTACAGCATTACAGATCAGAAAAAGCTAGTACCTTTTACTGTTCAGTAAGTATGTCTGACAAGTAAAAATCCAAGTCACCTGATCTTTAAACTATAAAGGATGGAATTATAATTTCCTTAATCTCACTGATTTTACTGTTGCTTCTTACAGGCTTTTAAAGGAAGAATCAGCAACATTCCAACAATCAAAAAATTCTTACAGcctggcagccagaggaagCCACCAACAGATGAGAAGATTGTTGCTGTTGTGAGGAAAATATTCAATATCTAATCTGATGAAGATAACTCAACAGTAGTATATTACCAGACCTTGCTTTGTAAGAGTAAATTGCATAGATGTTCTATGTAACTTGCATCATATGGCCAGTGTTGAAACAATACACTGTGAATACACTTTTAAATTAGAGTAAAAGGCTGATTTGTACCTGTTTAGTCcagaaagaagaatttcatAAAGCAgttatatgaaataaaatatgctgACACTTGGTGTGTGTTCAATTACAATGCATGTCTGGTAGGGTAAAATGTTCAGTTGTAGCTTCTGAGGCACTGTAGAAAAGGCCCATGATCCCCAACCTCCTTTTAATAAACTGCCTGAGAGAGGAGCCACACcctgaaaactgaaaagtcATTTAAATTCAGGCCTAGAATCTTCTGGTTGGTTCTCTAGGTGGTCTCCTAGAAAGTTCACTGTCTCCCTGCTGTATTTCACAGCTTAAatagtaaagaaataaaacctttaaaaataaaaatttaattcatgAGCCTTTTAAGTTTATGTGCAGAAGTAAAAAAACCTTTCTAATCACTACATGAATCTCTtaggagtgatttttttttcactgaaagatcAAAGTCCTCATGTTTAATTGGCCTGCTGTGGTTTTCATCCACTGAGAGCACCTATTCCCTTGCTCTTCTTTTTGCTGCTTGGCTGGCTGGACAGTGAGGAAAATGCCCCTTGAGTGGCTTTTTGTAAGGTTTTACCTTCTGCAGTCACTTCCCACAGTTATAAAGCCAAGTGCACTGGCTGCTTACCTTTTCAGTAAGAGTGAGTTTTACCTCAAGAGTGCTTAAAGCATGCACTACTTTACCCTAATTTCATGGGAACAGTTACTGTTCCCTTTAAGAACATTGCCATAATCATCCTTCTTTGCACTTAGTTGTTTCTCCTCAGTAGGACTCCAACTGATTAGGCAAACAGTCAGCCAGTGTATAGGAAGAATTGCTGCCCAGCAAAGTTAACTCCTTCCCTGACTTGTGCCTAAGAAGAGCCATGTGCATTTCAGGGGTACAAATCACAAGTGCCCCAgtcacctgggcactgctgacttTCAAACAGGTTTACATTAAGATTACCTCAGTAGCTGGAAGCAGTGCATTGCCCAGCCCATTTCACTGGGCTATTCCTCTCTTCCAAACAAGTGCTATGATTTAGGAACCATCACAAAGGGGGTATCATGATACACGATAACCTTTGTAAGCAAGCTTTgggtgaaaaaaatgaaaagcagcaaaatttctgtttatcttCAAGAGTGCACCCACCCATACTGCTTCCCAACAATTTTGCTTATATTCCCTGTATACCAGACAGTCTTAGCCAAGCTTGGAGAtcccagaaatatttattttgtacaCAAATCAAAGAACTTCAATCCCTGAATAGTTTGTGACTGAACAGTCTCTTCTGCTTACGGGAGGGAGTTCAGCAAGATAATCTGTGTGAGAACGGAATGGCAAACCTGTTCCAGAGTACTGAGAGCTTGCAACCTCTCCATGCAGCATGATGAACCTCAGCCATGGTTCATGTCACTGGCAATTTACAGCATGGTACATGTTTTCAACCACTACTGAGTATAAAGCAGAGCACCAGACTCTTTAATTGACAAAATGGCTCACTCCTCTGCTTAAAAAACTGACAAGCTTCAAACCTGTTACATTTTATTTGAGTACtgattttttatatttagaaCCAGAGGAACAAGAATGTGGGTTGGAAAGGAAGTTGTTTTTTAGTGCAACACAGTACAGGCCCAAGACTTCTTTTATTTAGAACTGATTATTTAATCTCAGAAACTACAAAAATATGCTTCAATGCAAGATAATTTTTAGAATAAACATCTATTTATAGATATTCTTTCAGAGATACAGTGCAAGAGTAATTCAATTTCCTGGGGCGCTCTGCACCCCTAAAAGAGATCAAACTTACAAAGAAAAATCCCATGAGTTAATAGACTGCTTAAATGAAAGTAGATCAAAATATACCAACAAAACACTTgctttagtttttaaaaaagcttttaaaatatcaacACATATCAATAATCAATTAACAGGTACCGatcttttacagaaaatataaatgcagtGTAAGACTTATGTTCAAACTTGTCTTTCAAGTACAGGGAGCATGTCCATTTGGGGGGCATGGCAGTCATATTCAGTTCTAAATTCTCCTACAGCAGCATAAAAACAAGTCTCAAAATCAtcaaaaggctggaaaaaaaacccaaaacaagaaaacataaatatgGCTGTCATTAATAAAATCAGTGTAAGTCATCATTAAATAACTGTTCATAAATAACTGACACTAGAGTCTCTATTAAGCCGTCTTTTCAGGTGTCCGTATCTCCCATCTCCGTGTCCAGAAAAACAAAGCCCCCCCTAGGCTGGAAAAGCAATCCCCAATGGACAATAACATTTTCCAGTGTAAGTCCTGATTCTTAAATTTTGCTTACATTTTGACAAATTGCTTctgattttttcctccctgtatGTAACTGAAGTAAAACAGAATGGTGTTATATTAAATCTGTAATATTAAAACGACCAAGCAACAGTTATTATTCCTTCAGAAGATGGGGATTCTGATTtacacttgaaaaatattttgcattataGACTCATTGGGAAACTTACTCCATAATTTAATTCCAAATTAATAGAttcagaaaattatattttccagaatgctgaacagcagcaataaagcagctggaacagtcagattttttattttttttttttaatttgcattaatACTGGCCAAAGTTCTTAGGTTAGGTCAAAAATGTCCTGGTTTTCAACAGTACTGTGCTTCTAGTAGTTTTGAATGCAGCACTTCTAAACCAAAGTgttggccttttttttctttaaatgactGTGTTGTATGAAATTAGACTAATCTTATATGTATGTGTTCGAAAACGCTAAGGCTTATCTAGGTTCTTCCAAAAGCCTTACCAATATGCATTAATATTTAGTTGCTgacctttgctttctgtgctgagaAAGTCACTTCTTACCAGCTGTATCTGTCTAGTAAAGGCAGATAAAAAGGCTGCTCACTGGGAACAGGACTGTGACCTCCAAACCAATTTCATTTAAACTGTGTAGTTGCTGAATGACAGTGACTTCACCACCAGTGTCTTGAAAAGGGTGTGAAATGGCAACTATTTGATAACGAGTGAAATCTTTACATTAGAATCCACAATATGTATTTACCTCAGGCATGCTACTAGTCCGGCTGGCATTAATTTCTTGGACCTCTTGAACCTCATTCCCATTATAATGGtcaaaagaaaagatgaaactGTAAAAGACAATCCAATATATTTATGTTCTCACTTTTCTCAGTGGACCACTCAGGAACACACAGAGTGATCAAAGGTCATTGCTGTTTTTCTATGAACTGCAATTTAGTGAAACATTAGATCAGAAACAGAGtctataaaaacatttttgcttttccaaaatacACCATTATGATTTCTTTTAGCTACAACTAAAGCTTCCATGTGCAGCAGAATGCTAAATCCTATTCCATGAAGACTAAGTAAGTTTGTCAGTCAGTCAATTCTACTCAGCCATATCTAAATTCGTGGGGATACCAGCAAAGTAGAAAGAATCCTGGCCATAGCAGTCACATGTATATTGAATTACAGGAATAGCGTCTCATAAATCCTACCAGTCTAGATCATTGCAGCTGTTTTCTAACTATTCAAGGAGCTAGAGCATTCAACTTCttgtctgttttatttttagaatattAGCTCTTTATTTGCTGAGCCTTAAAAACTGTATTGGAAGGTTTGCCACGTGTTTTTGCTACAAAATATGGCTATCAGCATCTCCTTCTTCATGACTACAATTCCTCTGGAGCTTTTTGCTGTGAGGGAACCATCCTTGCCTGTGATAAGAGATGGGCAGCCCAAGAAGGCAATAAATGCAGAACAACTATGAAATAAACTGCATCTTCTTCCTGGAGTAGTCTTATCCGAAAATGGAGGCAGCACTGAACTCATCAGGCATAGGGATTTCACTTTGAACTATGGCTGCAGAGTGCCGCATAAATGAGAAGACTGAGGAGAACACATGAAACTGCAAAAACAGCTACCTTCATTAAAGAACTGGCACTTGAAATGCTTCCTAGAagtgggcagagagcagctgggcttTGTCACTTTCACACCCAAAGTAATGGCAGTCACACAGATCTCTTCCCTTTTTATGGTGTAGTTAAACCATCTGGCTAATTCTCTTCAAATTCCACTGTCTAATCCTGGGGCCAGTCCTGTGTTCATAGGTGTCAAACATTAGTTTTAAACTCACTTCAGCATATAAAACAAGCCCTGACAGTTACAAGTATCTTACAGAACTCTACCAACTATGTGCACTCATCAGAAATacactgcaaaaaaatattatgcTCCACTGTCCGTTGCTCTTATTT is from Serinus canaria isolate serCan28SL12 chromosome 3, serCan2020, whole genome shotgun sequence and encodes:
- the GSTA1 gene encoding glutathione S-transferase A1; the protein is MAGKPKLHYTKGRGKMESVRWLLAAAGVEFEEEFIETKEDLEKLRNDGVLLFQQVPMVEIDGMRMVQTRAILSYIAAKYNLYGKDLKERAWIDMYVEGTTDLMGMIMFLPYQPADTKEKNLALIIERATTRYFPVYEKALKDHGQDYLVGNKLSWADVHLLEAILMAEECKPDVLSAFPLLQAFKGRISNIPTIKKFLQPGSQRKPPTDEKIVAVVRKIFNI